In a single window of the Metopolophium dirhodum isolate CAU chromosome 2, ASM1992520v1, whole genome shotgun sequence genome:
- the LOC132939607 gene encoding uncharacterized protein LOC132939607 — protein sequence MALSVRWTLVVMSATVMVSAGSVGRRAAVEKRQAPTEGDFTDRSSDGSYAFRYADRNQFHSAAANKDNVVSGRFGSRSPETGRIVQTSYSSGPRGFRARGPDIARQTDLSQVRLPYNPPVPTDSSKYDPAYDRYYDPNEDPSYKFTVRTPTQSKSETADSRGHVEGVYSYLDDVGKRHDVQYEAGAGTGFHVKSPHPDSDTYGGVFYNGPPGKPGGRPRGHSSIVLGKDGSYGFTASGPDQRRSEVSDSNGRVQGSYTYVDDKGVQRTVQYVAGPNIGYRIVNNAAAGGAAAAPSLPGSSVVVGGVGGVGGIGGGGLVVPVPPSVLPPLQLISSSSSTPLPPVAFEPQDLFGPAASTSAPLPDRRRPEPPVKGFGGNGGSGGLSDEFLSPDSKLPLGSAFPEDDPALPPKKWPSTYKNKDEESFFQSFEKFDKRNPPKKGYHAVPADTTSSYGQSTTGAYGLLQPQSSTGRPIGPPDAAYGQPSRPIVVDDKYGQYGGTDYQKPKDDGVPNTFGGFPTGAVVKAHVQSLDILPFGYRVPSPSYVLEKQFGNGDDFQNSIKK from the exons ATGGCGCTATCGGTCCGGTGGACGTTGGTGGTGATGTCGGCGACGGTGATGGTGTCGGCGGGCAGCGTGGGGCGGCGGGCGGCAGTGGAAAAACGGCAGGCGCCCACGGAAGGTGACTTCACAGACAGGTCGTCGGACGGATCGTACGCGTTCCGGTACGCTGACAGGAACCAGTTCCACTCGGCCGCTGCCAATAAGGACAACGTCGTGTCCGGAag GTTTGGCTCCAGGAGTCCCGAAACCGGTCGAATCGTGCAAACGTCGTATTCGTCCGGGCCCCGCGGTTTCCGCGCCCGTGGGCCGGACATTGCCAGACAGACAGACCTGTCCCAAGTCCGTCTGCCCTACAACCCACCCGTGCCCACAGATTCGTCCAAATACGACCCGGCCTACGACCGATACTACGACCCAAACGAAGACCCAAGCTACAAGTTCACCGTCCGGACGCCCACGCAATCGAAATCCGAAACCGCCGATTCCAGGGGCCACGTCGAAGGCGTATACTCGTACTTGGACGATGTCG GCAAGAGACACGACGTTCAGTACGAGGCGGGCGCCGGTACCGGATTTCACGTCAAGTCACCCCACCCGGACTCGGACACGTACGGCGGTGTGTTCTACAACGGTCCACCTGGCAAGCCCGGCGGCCGGCCACGCGGCCACTCGTCTATCGTGCTCGGCAAGGATGGCTCGTACGGGTTCACTGCGTCCGGGCCGGACCAGCGGCGGTCCGAGGTGAGCGACTCCAACGGCCGCGTGCAGGGCTCTTACACTTATGTGGACGACAAGGGCGTGCAGCGAACGGTGCAATACGTGGCTGGGCCCAACATCGGTTACCGAATTGTCAACAACGCAGCGGCCGGAGGCGCGGCTGCGGCGCCGTCGCTCCCGGGCAGCAGTGTGGTCGTCGGTGGCGTCGGCGGCGTCGGTGGCATCGGTGGCGGCGGTCTGGTGGTGCCCGTGCCGCCGTCCGTGTTGCCCCCGTTGCAGTTGatctcgtcgtcgtcgtcaacgCCGCTGCCGCCGGTCGCGTTCGAGCCGCAGGACTTGTTCGGGCCTGCGGCCAGCACGTCCGCACCGCTCCCCGACCGCCGGCGGCCCGAGCCACCAGTCAAAGGCTTCGGTGGCAATGGCGGCAGTGGCGGCCTGTCCGACGAATTCCTGTCACCAGACAGCAAGCTGCCGCTAGGTTCGGCGTTCCCGGAGGACGATCCCGCGCTGCCGCCCAAGAAGTGGCCCTCCACGTACAAGAACAAAGACGAAGAATCGTTCTTCCAGTCGTTCGAGAAGTTCGACAAGCGAAACCCGCCGAAGAAGGGCTACCACGCGGTGCCGGCGGACACGACGTCATCCTACGGCCAGTCGACGACCGGCGCGTACGGCCTGCTGCAGCCGCAGTCGTCCACCGGCAGGCCGATTGGGCCGCCGGACGCGGCGTACGGCCAACCGTCCCGGCCGATAGTGGTGGACGACAAGTACGGGCAGTACGGCGGCACTGACTATCAGAAGCCCAAAGACGACGGCGTCCCGAACACTTTCGGTGGGTTTCCGACCGGTGCCGTGGTCAAAGCCCACGTCCAGAGTCTGGACATATTGCCTTTCGGATACAGGGTGCCGTCACCGTCGTACGTTCTCGAAAAACAGTTCGGCAACGGCGACGACTTTCAGAATTCGATCAAGAAATAA
- the LOC132939465 gene encoding ATP synthase subunit delta, mitochondrial, giving the protein MASFLRSTKLAARLTQGPTKCFSRNYADQMNFTFAAANQIFYANKNIKQVDVPSFSGSFGILPNHVPTLAVLRPGVVTVYEDEGTSKKIFVSSGTITVNEDSSVQVLAEEAHPIEDIDGSAARQVLQEAQSQLSTASGDVAKAEAAIAVEVAEALVLAAGN; this is encoded by the exons ATGGCTTCATTCCTACGATCCACCAAATTAGCCGCTAGGCTCACACAAGGACCAACTAAATGCTTTTCAAGAAATTATGCTGATCAAATGAACTTCACATTTGCTGCCGCCAATCAA attttttacgCCAACAAAAATATCAAGCAAGTTGATGTACCATCTTTTAGTGGTTCATTTGGTATCTTACCTAATCATGTACCCACATTGGCTGTTCTCCGCCCTGGAGTTGTAACGGTATATGAAGATGAAGgaacatcaaaaaaaatatttgtttctagTGGAACG ATAACTGTAAATGAAGATTCTAGTGTTCAAGTTTTGGCTGAAGAAGCTCACCCAATTGAAGATATTGATGGATCAGCCGCACGTCAAGTACTACAAGAGGCTCAAAGTCAACTCTCAACTGCATCAGGTGATGTTGCCAAGGCAGAAGCTGCAATTGCTGTTGAAGTAGCTGAAGCACTTGTTTTAGCAGCAGGAAACTAA
- the LOC132939374 gene encoding general odorant-binding protein 70, producing the protein MRGNYSLMVFLLFAIGLQDIFCQKQEPSGKCRAPDKAPLNLEIIINICQEEIKSALLQEALDILNDGNLEQNTPASYSSRSKREADEDLTNEERRVAGCLLQCVYKKVKAVDETGFPVVDGLMKLYNEGVQDRNYYMATLSAVRHCISIAQQLKQQQPSKSFDDGQTCDLAYEMFECVSEKIEENCGTENKSNNLSQRQV; encoded by the exons atgcgtGGAAATTATTCTTTGATGGTTTTCCTACTTTTTGCAATTGGATTACAAGATATTTTCTGTCAAAAACAAGAA CCATCAGGAAAATGTAGAGCTCCCGATAAGGCGCCTTTAAATctcgaaataataattaatatatgccAAGAAGAAATCAAATCCGCATTACTTCAAG aaGCCTTAGATATCCTCAATGATGGCAATTTGGAACAAAATACGCCTGCAAGCTATAGCAGTAGATCAAAAAGAGAGGCCGATGAAGATTTGACAAACGAAGAACGTAGAGTTGCAGGG tGTTTGCTCCAGTGCGTCTACAAGAAAGTGAAAGCA gttGATGAAACTGGTTTTCCGGTAGTAGACGGCTTGATGAAACTGTACAACGAAGGTGTCCAGGACAGAAACTACTACATGGCTACGTTATCTGCAGTTAGGCATTGTATTTCTATCGCGCAACAGCTAAAGCAACAGCAGCCCTCCAAAAGTTtcg atgatGGACAAACGTGTGATCTTGCATACGAAATGTTTGAATGCGTCAgtgaaaaaattgaagaa aattgcGGAACCGAAAATAAGTCAAATAACTTAAGCCAACGTCAAGTTTAA